Below is a genomic region from Neovison vison isolate M4711 chromosome 9, ASM_NN_V1, whole genome shotgun sequence.
TTGCAGATAAGGTAGAGTCCAACTCGGCCTAGGAGATAGGCTGGGAGAGGCAGCAAGACGCTTTCCTGACTCACAGACCCAGCAGTCTCTTGAACCCAACACCCCCATTATACAGAAGGGGAGGTTGAGGCCAAGGGAGGCCAAGTCTCATGGCAAAGGCAGGGCGGAGCAGAAGCAGGCCTGGGGAGAATGTGCAGGACAGGAGTGGGGGTGCCAGAGGGATGAGGGCCATGTGAGTCTGGACCAAAAAGGGCCTGAGGTTCCGGCTAACCCCAGAGTGGTGGCCTGAGAGGTTCAGAACCCAACCTAGAGGGCAGCGGGTCTCTGCAGGGCTTAGTGGAGCTTAGTTTCCTTGTCTCAATTACCACAGAACATCCGCCACCCAACTTTGCAGCTCAGCTCTGCCCTCAggtgctgtgtgactctgggcaggtcactagcctctctgagcttcagctgAGCGTCAGCAACTTCAGAAGTATTATGCGGCTCTGGGGAGAAAATGACAGTTTGGATGGAACAATATTTATTGTCATGCAAACTCAATGCAGCCAAGGCTGACTCCTCAGCCGCCAGCCAGTCTGCAACCCCACACCGGCCTCTCATGCAGCCTCTCAGCCTCTGTCTGTTTCCCTGAGGAGCTGACCACCAGCGGGGGCCAGAAGTGGCAGATGGTGGGGGCTGGTGGGACCCCAGTCTGTCCAGGCAAATGGTCTAGGGCATAAACTTTGCTTGGAGCCAATGTAGAAACAAAggccgggggcgcctgggtggctcagtgggttggggcctctgccttcagctcaggtcctgggatcgagccccacatcgggctctctgctcggcggggcctgcttcctcctctctctctgcttacttgtgatctctgtctgtcaaataaataaataaaatcttaaaaaaaaaaaaaagaaagaaacaaaggctgGCTGGGCCATGCGCGAACAGGGAGTCCTCGGGCAAATCGCTACGAGCCTCAGCGTCTCCATCCCCACTGTGACTTGGGAATAGGACATATGCATACGTGTGGGAAAGTTTTTATTgagcacattattttttttttttaagattttatttatttatttgacagagagagatcacaagtaggcagagaggcaggcagagagagagagagaggaggaagcaggctccctgccgagcagagagcccgatgcgggactcgatcccaggaccctgagatcatgacctgagccgaaggcagtggcttaacccactgagccacccaggcgccccgagcacattatttttttttaagatgttatttaattgacagagagagacagcaaggggggtgggagagggaggagcaggcttcccgctgagcaggaaacctaatgtggggcttgatcccaggaccctgggatcatgatctgagcctaagcagatgcttaactgagccacccaggcgccccttgagcaCATATTTCAAACTCTAGTTCGTGAAATCCACTTAGGAagtctcaacaaatatttctaaagaaTGGGTAGGATAGGGCCGCCTTGGGGGCTCGGTCAGGGGAGCGTCGGGCTCCCCatctccgctcaggtcttgatctcagggttgtgagttcaagtcccacactgggatccatgcagggcatggagcctactttaaaaaaaataggacccGGGATTGGCCCAGTGCTTGGCCCACGTAATTCCAAAGCAGGGACCAGTTTTGACCCTCACACAGATCTCAGGCTGGGGCAGACGCATTTAACTGCGCAGTTTTTCTGGAATGAGCCCAGTGCATTGTTCATCCTGTCCTGGAGAGAGCCGCTCACCTCCAGGTTCCAGGTGGCCTGGTGTCAACTCTCTTGTTTGTTGCTCAGGGTGGAGTTTGGTAAAATGGCCAGTGAGTATGATGTCGTGAACTTGGGCCAAGGCTTCCCCGACTTCCCACCCCCAGACTTCGCCATTCAAGCCTTTCAGCTCGCCCTCAACAGTGACTTCATGCTCAACCAGTACACCAAGGCATTTGTGAGTCTCAGCTtcgcccagggccctgggatgcaGGCCTCAAGGAGGCCCTGGGGGAGGAAGGGTCAGGCCTTTCTGAACATCAGGCCCACATGGATATCAGCGTTCTGGAGCAGAGCCCAGAGAATTCAGTGTGGCTATAGTTCATTGTTCACTGAGTGTCTCCTCTGTTCCAGGCCCTGGGACCGCTcatggtctggggagagacagacaaaaaACCATGAGCTGGGAGCTCAGGGTCTAGTAGGAaaagcagaccaaaaaaaaaccaaaagaaaacaaagcagaaaataaaggtATTTGATATGCTGTAATAGGGGAGGATGGGGTGCTGTGGGAGCAGGAAGAAGGGAATGAAATCTGGGGAGaccagagaaggcttcctggaggaggtggcgtGTAAGCTGCGTCTCGAAAGACAAGCTGCTGACCCATCTGACTCCAAATCCAGACTCTTTCTGTAAAGGTCATAGGGTAAATATTTGTCAATCCTTGGTTTAGTAAAACAGTGAATGCTTCTTAAACTTTGGTatgcatcagaattacctggaggGAGTTTTGTCCAGTTCCGCCACCCAGAGGTAGCTATGACCAAGAGTTTGCTACTTCACTGAGCATTTAGACTTtaaacttttaacattttaaagtgcttatataaacacacatgctcacacacacccaTATTCCTAACATGAGATTTGAGGGTTTTGGCACGAACAGACTCATACTATAATGCTCTGTAACCTGTTTATTTCACTAAACAGCTTGTCATGGGCAACTTTCCATGTCAGAATAGCCTCATTCTCTTTAAGGGCCACATGGTATTCCCCTGCTTAGCTGTGCTATAAATTCTTGAACCTGCCCTGCTCTGATGGGCTGGTTTGACTATCTCACTTTTATAAGCAATGACACTGaatatttctgtgtgtatatCTTTGTACACATGcctttctctcaaacaaaacCCTGGAAGCCAAACTAGAGAGTCAAAGGGTGTAAACATTTAAAGATGTGATGGATATCTTCATACTGCCGTCCAAAAAGGTTTACtcacatccccaccaacacacTTGTCTCCTACTATAGCCAGCCATGAGCATTTCCAATCTTTTTAATACTGACATATTCTTAGAGCAATATTtcattgttgcttttatttttcttcaattattaTCCTTTTCATATGTGCACTGGGCATCGGTCCTTTTTCTTTCGTGACCaactccatttcttcatttgggTCTCTATCTTTGTCTTGTTGTTTTgcaagagctctttatatattaaatatctgaCCTCTTTCTCCTAGTCTGCaatgttttgtcttttaacttgGTTCCTGGTATATTTTGCtggacagaaattttaaatttttacatggtCCAGACTGGTTGAGTGAATTAGTTGGTAAAGTTCTAGACCTTGGGGTTTCAGGCCTTTGGCTTAGCCTCAAGACAAGCGTATGGATCCAACCTTCCTCTCATAGTGGGGTGCTTCCATAGAGTCCCCCTTCCTGCTCCTCAACTGTGCATGACCTTGAGCACGTCATTTCCTACCTCTGGGTCTCCGTTTCTCTACCTAGCAAATTGTGGGGATCAAATAATACGTGTCTTGCAAGGCTTTTGGGATGAGCCGATGGCACAGATGTGCTTCTTAAACTGAGAAGGAAGGGGTTCAGTCATGGAGTTGCCACCACCATGGGGCTCAGTTGGACAGTTCTCCGCAAAATACACACTCTGTCCGTTCTCCACCAAATCCTAGCCCTGGGCGTTGGGCCTGTGCAGAACAGGCTCGATGGCCAGCGCTGGTGGAGGACATGAAAGGCCAAATCTGCCTCAGGCTTATGGCTGGAAAGTGCTAGAACTCCCTGGATGCAGCTGAGCAGGAGGGTGGCCCCGGCTGAGCCAGGCGGGCTGACGGCTGCTGTCTTGCCAGGGTTACCCACCCCTGACAAAGATCTTGGCAAGTTTCTTTGGGAagctcctgggacaggagatAGACCCGCTCAAGAACGTGCTGGTGACTGTGGGTGCCTATGGAGCCCTGTTCACAGCCTTCCAGGCCCTGGTGGACGAAGGAGATGAGGTGAGTGAGCAAGGCTCGGGCTGGGTCGGGATGAGGGCCAAGGGGCCAGCTAATCTGATCCTTTTGCTAGGTCATCATCGTGGAGCCCTTCTTTGACTGTTACGAACCCATGACATTGATGGCAGGGGGTTGCCCTGTGTTTGTGACCTTGAAGCCGGTGAGGATGCTGGGTAGGGTGTGGGTAGGCAGAGGGGTCCAAGGAGTGTGTCGTGTTGGCCCCTGGGaggtgggaaagaaggaaggaaaggaggcctGTTTCTCCGGGATGGGGGGCTGTCCAGAGTCCCAGAGGAGAGAGGGCGGAAACAGATGCCCATGAAGGAGGGCCAAATCCCAGGAGCTGAAGGTCGGCTAGGGAATTAATTGCTGCCCCCTTTCATCTCCTCTCACAGAGCCCTACCCAGGACGGGGAACTGGATTCCGCCAGCAACTGGCAGCTGGACCCCACAGAGCTGGCCAGCAAGTTTACCTCTCGTACCAAAGCCCTAATCCTCAACACACCCAACAACCCCGTGGGAAAGGTACCCGAGAGACCGCCCTCCCGACTGGGTTCAGGTCCCTGCTGTGTTACTGATTTGCTGcattgggcctcagtttcttcatctgtgaaatgggaaggcAACTTGTAATGAGCTCTGAGGACCGAGActccccagggtcccagggacAGGGGTGGGAATCCCCTTGGAAGGCGGAAGTGCTGGTTGCTGGAGCAGACTGGGTACCTCTGTGACCCCTGAGACCCTGGGAATGGTGACCTCACCTCTTGGAGTGTTTTCTCATATGTCCAATGGGAACATGACAGAATTGACGCAGAGGAAAATCCAGCTGTCCAACTGGGTGTCTATCCCTCATACGACCATTGCCCTTATAACACTCTGACCTCAGGTGTGGGGGGGCCCCACACCCGGCAGTCCTACAACACCAGCGTCAGTGTTGGGGTGGCGTCAGATCCCATAGGTTAGGGCTAAGCCCCATGAGGCTGCCTGCCCTTCAGATGCCAGCCCGGCTATAAATTTGAGGTTCTAACCACACCCTCTTCGATTTCTATTAATTTGCTGGCGCAGCTTTCAGAACTCAGGGAAATGCTTCCTTCCACTTACTAGTTTATTAAGGAGTTGAGAAAGATACAGATGACAAAGGAgacaacagccagatgaagagatacaccGAACGAGGTCTGGGAGGACCCCGAGGCCTGGGTGTGTTGCCCTCCCAGTATATGGATATGTTTACCAGTCTGGAAGCCCTCTGAACCCTGTACTACTgggattttatggaggcttcctcacATAGACATCATTAGtcgttataattttttaaagattttatttatttaagagaggaagtgcatgagctgggggaggggcagagggagaagaagaaaagcagacttcccaccgacCAGGGAGTGGGAGCCCGatactgggctcgatcccaggaccccggcatcatgacctgaactgaaggcagacgcttaacccactgagccacccaggcgcaccatgATTAATTACTATCAACTCCATTTCCAACCCCTCTGCTCTCTGTAGGATACAGGTAGGGCTGAAATTCCAGTTTCAGTTTCTAATCATCGCTTGGTCATTCTGGTGACCAGCCCTGATGCTGCAGCTACGCAGGTGCCCGCCCAGCGTCGCCTCGTtggaacaaaaaaaacccacttctgGTGCTCTTTTCACTAAGGAATTTAGGAGGGCTTTAGGAGCCCTGTTGTCAGGGGTCAAAGACCCAATATTAGTGCTCCTGTCACTAAGACATTTACAAGGGTTGCAGGAGCTGTGTGCCAGGAGCCCCGGGGGCCGGGGGCAGAGACCAACGTGTATATTTTCTATTAACTCGCAACAGACCTCCCAGGGTCAGTGTTGCAAGGGATTCGATAGAATGGGATGGAAAAGCCCTTAGCAGCCAACTCGGTGGTATCCGTTCATCTCCCTGAGCAGGTGTCTCTGTTTGGGGGTGGTCCCCACAGGTGTTCTCCAAGGCCGAGCTGGAGCTGGTGGCCAGCCTGTGCCAGCAGCATGACGTGATCTGCATCAGTGATGAGGTCTACCAGTGGCTGGTCTACGATGGTCACCAGCACATCAGTATCGGTGAGCCCTGCCTGCCTGGGACCGTCCCTTTCCCCTGACATTGGAGGCAGGGCCCTGAGCCCAGTCTGGGAGTCCACACAGGCCCCATGGTTAGGGCCCGTGTGACCTGGGGCAGTGACTTAGCCTCTCAGAGAGCAGGAGGATGCAATGGCACTGCCCCCAGGGATGGTCATGAACATGAGCCCAGATGAGCCCCGTAAATAGTTTAACACCTAGCGGGCGCCGGGGTGCCCAGAGCCTGAGTGTGTGTCTGGGGCCTAGCCAccaaccccccccgcccccccccccccgtctgagCAGTGTCTCTCTTTGGCCTTGGGCAGCCAGTCTCCCTGGCATGTGGGAGCGCACCCTGACCATTGGCAGCGCTGGTAAGAGCTTCAGCGCCACCGGCTGGAAGGTGAGTTGACGAGGGTTGGGGTACCGTCGAGGTACCGCCTACCCCCATGATCCGGGCCAGGCAAGGCTGCACTGGGAATTAGGAAAGGGGGTGGCCAGGCCCCAGAGGGCCTCACCCCCTCCCTGTATTCCCGGTCCAGGtgggctgggccctgggcccgGACAGTCTCATGAAGCACCTGCGTACCGTCCACCAGAACACTATCTATCACTGTCCCACGCAGGGCCAGGTGAGGAGAGGCAGGGGACCCGGCCTTGGGGGGAGAGGCACCACAGAGCCCGggccaacccccctcccctgtcCGATCAGCCCGCCCCATGCTCACCCACCCTCCGCAGGCCGCCGTGGCCCAGAGCTTCCAGCATGAGCAACTGCACTTTGGCCAACCCAGCAGCTACTTCGTGCAGCTGCCGCAAGCCGTGCAGCGCTACCGGGACCACATGATTCGCAGTCTGCAGTCTGTGGGCCTGAGGCCCGTGGTCCCCCAGGGCAGCTACTTCCTCATCGCAGACATCTCAGACTTCAGTGAGCAGGACTGGCCAGGCCGGGCAGAGGTAGGGCGGGAGGGGGGTGGCTAGAGGCAGCCGGGGCTTAAGTGTGGCTTCTGTCCCCCCAGAGACCCAGATGCCAGACTTGCCAGGCGATGCAGATGAGCCCTACGACAGACGCTTCGTCAAGTGGATGATCAGGAACAAGGTGGGCTGGGCTCGGCCAGGGTCCCGTGGGCGTTATTAGAGGCGAGGCCAGGCCCCCAGTCCAGCGCAGCCTCTGCTATCAGAGCTAGGACCAGTGTGCATCTCTGTCTGGAATTTTGCAGAAAGATGCTGTGCGGCTGGCGGGCATCCCTGGGCTCTCCGGGCCTTGGCCGGCTTGTCTGTAGGGTGTGGGGTTGGCGCATTGATGCCCAGCTgggtgggctctgggctctgaCGTTGAGGTTGATTTCTCCTCTGTGTCTGCCCTGATCTAACACATGGCAGGCCCCTgctaccccctgcccccccccccagccttcaCCTCCACTCTGTATACAGGGAGGGACTGGGAACCATGCTCTGCCATTCTTTTCCTCTGACCTTGACCCATCCCTGGGAGGTGTTGCACCCAAGCTAACTGTCCCTGCCCCAGGCCACGACAGGAAGCTCTCTGTCCCCCAGAGCCAGGGCCTGCCGTGCTGTGGGAAGGCTCTCAGACGTGGGCTTCCTCCTCCCTAGGGCTTGGCGGCCATCCCGGTCTCCGTGTTCTATAGCACCCCGCATCGGAAGCAATTTGACCACTACGTCCGCTTCTGTTTTGTGAAGGTAAAGGACggggtttggaggggagagaggacctGCGCAAGCTCCCCGTGGCCCACTGGTGCTGTGGGGAGGGCGGAGTAGGACTGACATGTGTTGGTGCAGGACGAGTCCACGCTCCAGGCCATGGACGAGAAGCTGCAGAAGTGGAAGGATGAGCTCAGGCCCTGACGCGGCCCCGCCTGGCTCCCGCTTGCTCTGTGCCTGCGCATCAGCCCCTCCCAGGCTGCGCGCAGATAGAGCTTGGGGCTGCCTACTCTGCGACACAGGATGTCCCCAGGGAAGAGCCCTCCTTCTTGGTCTTGGTGGGTTCTGGAGCGCTTCCCACAGGACCTGTATGGGAAGGTGGAACTGACCCgggcctctccctgctcctccctagATCCGGTCACAGAGTCTTGGGTCTCCTCGTGTGGGACTCAAGGGAACAGAGTCCAGCAGTGTCCTGGCCTTGAGTCCCAGCCCTGCTCTGGCCCCAGCCCAGGCTCCGGCACCCCTTCCTTTCCTTATCTGCTTAGGTAACCTCGGGAAGTGGCCTTTAGGCTCGAGTTCTCAAGCGAGTATTTTTCATCCATAATAAAGTTATAAGTTATTTACACTCTTATTAGCGGCTTCTCTGCTTCACACAGTGGTGCTGATGACTGATGGGAACAGGGGCAGAGCGGAAGGCACCTTAGTGAAACTTAGATCCCAGCCCCTGTTTGCACAAATGTGTTTTGTGGAGTAAAACCGAGGCCCGAAGCAGGGCAAGGACGGGGGTCTTGTCCGAAGTCACGGTTAGTGGTAAAACCCGGCCTAGAACCCAGGGCTCAGATGGGGGTTGTGACTGTGGCACACTGTGCGTGTGTGCAGGAGGTGAGGGCCTCCACTTTCTGTCTGAAAGGGAAGACACGAACAGTCTCCTGTCTCACAGGGGGTCAGAGCGCAGGCCAGGAGGGTCAGGAAGTTTaggcagaagggggaggaagTAGCTCATGTAATTGTGTACCTCCCTGTGGCGAGGGCCAAGATGCCCACCACCTTGTTAAACAGACTTTTGAGATGGGAGTTACTGTCTGCATTTACAGGTGGGCAAACCACTTCGGAGGTGAtgtgacttgcccaaagccatCTGGCTCACCTAGAAGCAAGTTTGTTCCCAGGGGTGGGCGTCTCTCTGGAAAGCAACAGTAACCCTGAATTCATTTGGAAGGTGGTGCTTGGGGCTTGAATTTGCCCTTACGTTGCAGGCCCATGTGTTTGCTCCTGTGAGCCTTTTAATTGGGGGAGCTGATGGCAACATGCAACGTAATAGGGTGTATTTAGCGTTTGTCCCTGGTtgctggcacagagctcctaaaaccctcgGAATTCGCTGAGAGATAGgactgtcttttgtttttgtctctttttttcctttttaaagattttatttatttacttgagagagagatgaacagggggtgggaagagggagaaacaggctccccgtggagcagggagccaatccggggctcgatcccagtaccctgtgatcatgagctgagcccctggcagacgcttaacccactgagccacccaggcgcccctaggactGTCTTTTGTACTCATAATGAGCCCCTTGGACTATGTCAGTAGAGGGTCAGAGCTTTTGGTCCCAACCGCAGGCCCCGATGGAGGGGAAAGGGATTGAACATTGAGTTGTCACTTCCCTTGGCCAATGATTTAAGCAATCGTACATATGGAATAAAACCCCACCTAAAAAACCCTGAATCAGTGAGGCTCGGGGAGATTCTGGGTTGTCGAACACAGCAATGTGCGGGGAGGGTGATGCATCGGGACAGGGCGCAGAAGTTCGTGGACCTTCCTCCCCCAAAACCTCATTCTGTGCATCCCTCACGTTGGGCTGTTCCTGCGTTGTATCCTTTATAATGAAAATGTGAGTACAGTACCTTCCTGAGTGCTGTGAATCATTTCATGGAATTACTGAGCTCCGGGGGAACGCTGGAAATGCCCCAATCTGGAAATGTCCCAATCTATCCTGGCATTTgaaatggcgggggtgggggggatggtctggtgggactgagcccttaacctctAGGATCTGCGCCAATGGTCAGAATTGAACTGAAGTGTAGGACACCCACCTAGGGTCAGAGATTTACTGTTGGAGGACACTCTGCGCTATGaaccctcccttcccttctaaaCCAGGACTTGCTCCCACAGTTAactcaaatttatttattctttttattatatatattttttaaaatttcatttatttgagagagagaaagcgtgcaaGTGTGAGTGTGGGCGTGCCTGAgccagggggagggcagagggggagagagaagcagactcccctccgagcagggagcctgacctgggggaCCGGGGCTCAActccaagaccttgagatcatgacctgagccaaaggaagttgcttaaccgactgagccacccaggtgcccctcagatgtACTAACATAAGAGAGAGCTTAGCTCATTCATGGCAGGCAGTATTGCAAGTGGTCTAGTGACTTCCTAAGCTAGTTTGGCAGTGTTTGACAAAGCTCATCACAGTCTTAACACCCCAATCCAGCAATCAGGCTCACAGCTATTGACCCAAGTGAGCTGGAAATTCCTGTCCATGCAAAACCCTGCAcatgagtgtttatagcagctttattcataactgggAGCAATCAGATATCCTTCAAATGGTGACTGGATAAACAAACTTTGGCATATCCCTGCAATGGAATAGTATCGagcaatggaaagaaatgaactatcaagccatgaaaaatcATGGAAGAAACTGAAATGCAAATTGCTTAATGAAAGGGTGTGTGAAAAGGCTACATGCTTTCTGGGGGCGCCTTTCTAGGGCTCCATTGGTAGAGCCggtaactcttgatttcaggattgtgGGTTGAGCCCCACCATGGGTGTAGagcttatttaaaataagtaattaaaaatgaattaatgggggtgcctgggtggctcagtgggttaaagcctctgccttcggctcaggtcatgatcccagggtcctgggatcgagccccacatcgggctctctgctcagcagggaacctgcttcctcctctctctctgcctgcttctctgcctacttgtgatctctatctgtcaaataaataaataaaatctttaaaaaaaattaatagggacgcctgggtggctcagttggttggacgacagccttcggctcagggcgtgatcctggagtcccgggatcgagtcccacatcaggctcccagctccatggggagtctgcttcgctccctgaccttctcctcgctcatgctctctctcactgtctctctctctcaaataaataaataaaatctttaaaaaaaaaaattaataaatgggggcacctgtgtgtctcagtgggttaggcctctgccttcggcttaggtcatgatcccagggtcatgggattgagccccccattgggctctctgctcatcaaggagcctgcttccccctctctctctgcctgcctttctgcctacttgtgatctctctttctgtaaataaataaataaaatcttgaaaaaataaataaaaaataaaaatgaataaataaaaaggttaCATACTTAGATTCCAACTATATGCCATTCTGGGAAAGACAAAATTAAAGAGATGGTAAAAAAAGATTAGTGATTTCCAGGGGCTTGGAAGAGGGTAGGAGGAACACAGAATTTTTAGGGTAGTGGACTTATTTTGTACCGTACTGTGACGGTAGACACCTGATATTATGTCTTTGCCAAAACCTgcagaatgtacaacacaaagaaagaaccctaatgtaaattatggacttaagttaataacactgtatcaACATTGGTTCATCAACTATAGTAAACCTACACAGTAAGGCAAAATGTTGAGGGTGGGGGGAAATGAGTAGGGGAGaaggggtatatgggaactctgtactatgTGCTCAATTTTTGATAAACCTAaatctgctctaaaaaaataaagtctaggggcacctgggtggctcagtggattaaagcctctgctttcagctcaggtcatgattccagggtcctgggatggagccccgcattgggttctctgctcagcagggagcctgcttccacctctctctctgtctgcctctctgcctgcttgtgatctctgcctgtcaaataaataaataaaatcttaaaaaaaaaaaaagtctattaattAAAAGAGAGCAAATGAatgcatctattaaaaaaaaaaaaaactggattcggggcacctgggtggctcagtgggttaaggcctctgcgttcgtctcaggtcatggtccccgggtcctgggatcaagcctggcgggctctctgctcctccgggagcctgcttccccctctctctctgcctgcttgtgatctctgtctatcagataaaataaataaaatctttaaaaaaattaaaattaggggcgcctgggtggctcagtggattaagcctctgccttgggctcaggtcatgatctcagggtcctggaatcaagccccacatagggctctctgctcggcagggagcctgcttcctccctctctctgcctatctctctgcctacttgtgatctctgtcaaataaatgaataaaatcttttttttttttaatgaataaaatctttttaaaaaattaattttaaaaaaaaaactcgatTAAATTCTAAGATCGTTTCCAGCTCTGAATCACACTTCAGCTCTGGGCCTTAGGGTCCCCACGTAAAATAAAATCGAGCTGAGTTTTAAGTGtcgcgctcgtgtggaatcggagGGCGGCTCTCCGGTGGTCCAAGGATCCGGGACAACAATGCACAAGTTGCCCTTTGGACCCCCG
It encodes:
- the KYAT1 gene encoding kynurenine--oxoglutarate transaminase 1 isoform X3; translated protein: MAKRLQARRLDGIDHNPWVEFGKMASEYDVVNLGQGFPDFPPPDFAIQAFQLALNSDFMLNQYTKAFGYPPLTKILASFFGKLLGQEIDPLKNVLVTVGAYGALFTAFQALVDEGDEVIIVEPFFDCYEPMTLMAGGCPVFVTLKPSPTQDGELDSASNWQLDPTELASKFTSRTKALILNTPNNPVGKVFSKAELELVASLCQQHDVICISDEVYQWLVYDGHQHISIASLPGMWERTLTIGSAGKSFSATGWKVGWALGPDSLMKHLRTVHQNTIYHCPTQGQAAVAQSFQHEQLHFGQPSSYFVQLPQAVQRYRDHMIRSLQSVGLRPVVPQGSYFLIADISDFKTQMPDLPGDADEPYDRRFVKWMIRNKGLAAIPVSVFYSTPHRKQFDHYVRFCFVKDESTLQAMDEKLQKWKDELRP
- the KYAT1 gene encoding kynurenine--oxoglutarate transaminase 1 isoform X1 yields the protein MFRNVAAMYLHLAGLFQRKKAGTSLTRCMHQTFAMAKRLQARRLDGIDHNPWVEFGKMASEYDVVNLGQGFPDFPPPDFAIQAFQLALNSDFMLNQYTKAFGYPPLTKILASFFGKLLGQEIDPLKNVLVTVGAYGALFTAFQALVDEGDEVIIVEPFFDCYEPMTLMAGGCPVFVTLKPSPTQDGELDSASNWQLDPTELASKFTSRTKALILNTPNNPVGKVFSKAELELVASLCQQHDVICISDEVYQWLVYDGHQHISIASLPGMWERTLTIGSAGKSFSATGWKVGWALGPDSLMKHLRTVHQNTIYHCPTQGQAAVAQSFQHEQLHFGQPSSYFVQLPQAVQRYRDHMIRSLQSVGLRPVVPQGSYFLIADISDFKTQMPDLPGDADEPYDRRFVKWMIRNKGLAAIPVSVFYSTPHRKQFDHYVRFCFVKDESTLQAMDEKLQKWKDELRP
- the KYAT1 gene encoding kynurenine--oxoglutarate transaminase 1 isoform X2 codes for the protein MFRNVAAMYLHLAGLFQRKKAGTSLTRCMHQTFAMAKRLQARRLDGIDHNPWVEFGKMASEYDVVNLGQGFPDFPPPDFAIQAFQLALNSDFMLNQYTKAFGYPPLTKILASFFGKLLGQEIDPLKNVLVTVGAYGALFTAFQALVDEGDEVIIVEPFFDCYEPMTLMAGGCPVFVTLKPSPTQDGELDSASNWQLDPTELASKFTSRTKALILNTPNNPVGKVFSKAELELVASLCQQHDVICISDEVYQWLVYDGHQHISIASLPGMWERTLTIGSAGKSFSATGWKVGWALGPDSLMKHLRTVHQNTIYHCPTQGQAAVAQSFQHEQLHFGQPSSYFVQLPQAVQRYRDHMIRSLQSVGLRPVVPQGSYFLIADISDFKTQMPDLPGDADEPYDRRFVKWMIRNKGLAAIPVSVFYSTPHRKQFDHYVRFCFVKD